The Deltaproteobacteria bacterium genome includes a window with the following:
- the mreC gene encoding rod shape-determining protein MreC — MSDSGGPLRDFLTRHREGLLLACLLVASLLIISQQVKDETGMTYLKREGLTLMSPFQRGASALTHTTSGIWRDYFYLFGVRSENRRLKSEVNLLKGEVQFLREELHRAGRLVEFEQFKNETGFVGVAARVIGESPDPWVRTIVINRGSGDGIRTDMPVVTPEGLAGLVIEVAEGSSVVRLLVDRSSQVPVLVSRSRARAILEGENSGTCQMKYLDRTEDVRKGDSVTTSGLAGTYPRGIQVGTITQVIKKEHGLYQYAKLLPAAPINRLEDVLVLTRREGMGDAE; from the coding sequence ATGTCCGATTCCGGCGGTCCCCTGCGCGATTTCCTGACGCGCCACCGAGAGGGGCTGCTGCTGGCGTGTCTTCTGGTCGCGTCCCTTCTCATAATTAGCCAACAGGTCAAGGATGAGACCGGTATGACCTACCTGAAAAGGGAAGGTCTCACCCTGATGTCGCCCTTCCAGAGGGGCGCTAGTGCCCTGACCCATACGACGTCCGGGATCTGGCGCGATTATTTCTACCTCTTCGGTGTCCGGTCGGAGAATCGTCGGTTGAAAAGCGAGGTTAACCTGTTAAAAGGCGAGGTGCAGTTTCTCAGGGAGGAACTGCACCGGGCGGGGCGCCTTGTCGAATTTGAGCAGTTTAAAAATGAAACCGGCTTCGTGGGCGTCGCGGCACGTGTTATCGGCGAGTCCCCTGATCCGTGGGTCAGAACGATAGTGATCAATCGCGGATCCGGTGATGGTATCAGGACGGATATGCCGGTGGTTACCCCTGAGGGACTTGCAGGACTGGTAATTGAGGTTGCCGAGGGAAGCTCCGTTGTTCGCCTCCTCGTTGATCGGTCCTCTCAGGTCCCGGTCCTGGTGAGCAGGTCCAGGGCCAGGGCCATCCTCGAAGGCGAGAACTCGGGGACATGCCAGATGAAATATCTGGACAGGACGGAGGACGTCCGTAAGGGTGATTCAGTAACCACCAGCGGGCTGGCCGGAACATATCCTCGGGGCATCCAGGTTGGTACCATCACCCAGGTTATCAAGAAAGAACATGGTCTTTACCAGTATGCCAAACTCCTGCCGGCGGCCCCCATTAACCGTCTTGAGGACGTTCTGGTCCTCACCCGAAGAGAGGGGATGGGGGACGCGGAATGA
- a CDS encoding rod shape-determining protein gives MLLDNIFGLISNDLAIDLGTANTLIFVKGKGIVTDEPSVVAVQKDARGGSRVQAVGMEAKQMLGRTPGSIVAIRPMKDGVIADFEVVEAMLRYFIQKVHNRKSLVRPRIIVGVPSGITQVEKRAIRESAQEAGAREVYLIEEPMAAAIGAGLPISEPSGNMIVDIGGGTTEVAVISLSDIVLSISVKMGGDKMDEAIVAYIKKKYNLLIGERMSEQIKISIGSAHPMDDIQNVEVKGRDLIGGVPKTIEINNKEIFEALEEPVSRIVEAIKNALERTPPELAADIVDKGIVLAGGGALLKGMDHRLREETDLPIIIAEEPLMCVVKGAGQALTELKLLKQISMKE, from the coding sequence ATGCTGCTTGACAATATTTTTGGGTTAATATCCAACGATCTCGCCATAGATCTTGGGACAGCCAATACACTTATCTTCGTTAAGGGCAAGGGAATTGTTACCGACGAACCCTCTGTAGTCGCCGTCCAGAAAGACGCGCGCGGGGGGTCCAGAGTGCAGGCAGTAGGTATGGAGGCCAAGCAGATGCTTGGCAGGACCCCGGGCAGCATTGTTGCGATACGGCCCATGAAGGACGGTGTAATAGCTGATTTCGAGGTCGTGGAGGCCATGCTTCGTTACTTCATCCAGAAGGTCCACAACCGAAAATCACTGGTTCGTCCCAGAATTATCGTTGGGGTGCCGTCAGGAATTACCCAGGTTGAGAAGCGGGCCATAAGGGAGTCCGCCCAGGAGGCCGGCGCGCGAGAGGTGTACCTTATAGAAGAACCAATGGCTGCCGCCATAGGCGCGGGCCTCCCCATTTCCGAGCCGTCCGGAAATATGATCGTGGATATTGGCGGGGGAACCACTGAGGTGGCCGTTATCTCCCTTTCGGACATCGTTCTGTCCATCTCCGTGAAGATGGGCGGCGACAAGATGGATGAGGCCATCGTGGCGTATATCAAGAAAAAATATAACCTGCTGATCGGAGAGAGGATGTCCGAGCAGATCAAGATTTCCATCGGTTCGGCCCATCCCATGGACGATATCCAGAACGTAGAGGTCAAAGGCCGTGACCTCATCGGGGGAGTCCCCAAAACCATTGAGATCAACAACAAGGAAATCTTTGAAGCTTTGGAGGAACCTGTATCCCGGATCGTGGAGGCCATCAAGAACGCCCTTGAGCGAACGCCCCCTGAACTCGCGGCAGACATCGTGGACAAGGGGATCGTCCTGGCAGGAGGTGGAGCGCTGTTGAAGGGGATGGACCACCGGCTCAGGGAGGAGACGGATCTCCCCATCATAATTGCTGAAGAACCTCTTATGTGCGTTGTTAAAGGGGCGGGCCAGGCCCTCACTGAGCTAAAACTCCTCAAACAGATATCCATGAAAGAGTAG